The DNA region TTTGAAATAATGACAGGCACCCCACCAGCTAAAAACATCGATATTTCATAGGATAAATTAAGAAATCGTTTATCGTTCGCTCGATCATCTTCAAATACCAAACCAAATCCACTATGTGGTACATCATTAACTTTATTGGGATCTAATTCAGACACCTGGTTAAGCAAACTGTCTTTTTCGTGAATTTTTTCTTGGAAGACATTAATTGGCGTTTGAAGCTGCCAATTTTTAATATATTTCTTGGTTGGCGCATTGACTACTGAAACTTCGCGGCTAAATTCGGCAATCGTCACAGGTGCTGGTATCAAATAATCATGGATCTCAACCGTCCTCACGCGGGTAACAATTCCAATTTCCCGTAATTGTGACAAGATGTCATTATTTTGGATCAACAAACAATCTGCTAAATTAAGTATCTCCACCATCATTTTATCATTGCCTAAGTTAAAGCAGTCAATATCCAAGGCAACTAAAATCAATGACACATCAAGTGATTTTAGAAATTCAACTCGCGTGTAATCTGCATTTTTCTCATCTTCATTTGATAAGACTGGATATAATACAATGTCTCCTTTAGCAAAATGGCCGGTCAAAACGCGATTAATTGGAATTGGAATATATCCTAACTTGGATGCAATGTCGACGATATCTGCTCGAACTTTTAAAGCGACTTCTTTTTGCTGTGACGATACATATATAACAAATTTATTCATTTTAAGTTCCCCCAGCCCTTTTAAATAAAAAATACCTAAGACTATCATCTTAAGTATCAACTATATTTTTTATTTAAAATTGCCCACATTATGAATAAATTGCGAATTTACCACTTAATACGGCTTTATTCAATAATGTTTCCAGCTCAGTTTGCATATCATGCGTAACAATGTCGCTTGGATAATCATGCTGCTGATATATAATAGCGGCCACCGTGCCCACTAATGGTAAAATAGCATGCGATTTTCCAGGAATTTCAACGGTCAGTTTCATGGCGGCATCATACGAATCAGTATTAAGCAAAACCCATGTAATCACTTCAAGGGTATCCACGATATAACCAGTTGCTTTGAGCTCCTTCATTGGTTTATTAACAAAATCAGGTGTATTTAAATTCTCGAATTCAGACAATGCCTCTGCAAAGATATCGTGTTCAGAATAATACTCATAAGCCAATCCGACTGCGCGATCTAAGGCCATCTCCAAATCAAATCCATCTAGAATTTGCCCGATTAAGATTGCATATAAGCCAATTCCAACCAAGCCTCGTGGATGATTATGGGTTAACCCAGCTATTTGATGTAAAGTTAGCATAGCTGTTTCATTATTGATAAAATCAGAGCCATACTGCGAATACAGATAAAGAATCACAGGCATCATTCGCGTCAAAGCACCACTTCCGTTGTCATCTTCAGCAATTCCGCCTGAAGAAAAAGGATCATGATTCTCAGAGAAACGCAAAATAGCACCTTGAGTCGTTTTTCCAATGGTTTGAATTTGACCATTCGCAGTATACTTGCCTTCTGCATACCATTTCTCAAATTCATTCATAATATCGATTAAATTATACCCATTTGATAGGGCATTAATGGTTGCCAAAGTTAATGAGCTGTCACTACCCCATACTTGGGTACCTTCTGTATGGTCTTGCTGAGATTTTAAATCACCATCCAGCAAACCGAGGGTGCTATTAATTAATGGATTATTCGGTAAGTCCATGTTTAATTCCCCTTCCTTTCCATTCAGAAATTGTAACATTTTTGCAACGTATTTGGCAAATTAAGTTTATTTCGTTATAATTGACATATTCAATTCAAACGAGGAGCTCTCAAATGGCTGAAGAAATAACTAATATTTTCCCAATTGTCTTACTACGTGATCGACTAATGCCCAATCTATTTAATGAAGACATTGCCGATATTACCTATTGGGCTGGGAAAAGTCTAGCCCGTGAATTTGAACTCCACGGCATTAAGGCGATTATTGATTTCTTTAATGATGCCGGATTTGGTACGCTTACCATGCACAGTCAAAAAGCAACAATGCAAAAATGGCATCTGACAGGGCAAGTCATTGAAACCCGACTAAATGAAGAAAAAGTACCAGACTTTAACCTCGAAGCTGGATTTATTGCACAACAAACACAACAGCAATTGGGCTTTGGGGCTGAAGCACAGGTTGAAATTAATAAAAACATTGTCATTCTAACTGTTCTGACTGAATCAGCGGGGACACTACAAGACTAAATAAAAGGTCGGTCAATGAGCAGATGCCCATTAACTGACCTTTTATTATTTTATAGTAAATACTTGGCATCAAATTCTGGATCCTGTGACGTTAATATTTTTGGTCCATCATTTGTAATTGCAATTGTATGTTCATATTGTGCTGACCATGATCCGTCCAACGTGGTCACTGTCCAGCCATCTTCCTCAGACGTTTCAACTTCAAAGCCGCCGAGATTAACCATCGGTTCAATGGTAATTGTCATGCCAGGCTTTAATCTTAACCCGCGGCCAGCAACACCATAATGCGGCACGGCTGGTTCTTCATGCATCGTTGGTCCGATTCCATGTCCGATATAATCGCGGACATTACCATACCCATTTTCATCTTCAATAAAAGCATTAATGGTTGCACCAATATCTCCCAAACGATTACCAACTTGCGCTTGGTCAATCCCTAAGTATAACGCTTTGTGCGTTACATCCATTAAACGTTGTACTTTGGGGCTCACCTCACCAACCGCATACGTCCATGCTGAATCAGAATATGCCCCATCCAGTTCAACGACTGTATCGACCTTAACAATATCCCCCTCGTTTAAATACAACGCCTTACGTGGGAACGCATGCGCAACTTCGTCATTAACCGATACTGTCGTTGCGTATTCAAAACCTTCAAAGCCAATTTGTGCAGCTCGACCGCCATGACTTTCAATATATTGACGGCCAAACACCTCAATTTCCCAAGTTGAGATACCTGGTTTAATAATTTGACGCAGGCCTTGATGCATGCCTGCGATAATTGCACCAGACTTCGCCATTGCTTCTATTTCTCGTTGTGATTTTAACGTAATCATTTTCGTCCTCCAGTTTAACATTCACTATTAACTATACCACGCTTTATCGTATCTCGTTCAATCTACAATGAAAAAGGTCAGGCTAACACCTGACCTTTTAATCCAAAGTTTTATGCTTCGTTTAATTCACCATCTGCGATCTTCGCCAATAATTCACGCGACGGAATGAAATATAATTGTCCCGTTAGGATAGTTGAAAAAGTTAACAAATAATCTGTTTTAGCTAGCATGCTTTCTAACATCGCCTTTGTGACGGTCCAATGTCTTGCGTACCCAATAAAATATGTTCCAGTGTTTTGACTAGCCTCATCGGAATAAGGAACGTTCATCCGCACAATTTTTTGCTCAACGCCATTTATATCTACTTTTGAGGCAACATTATGCGCATTTTTAAACTTTTCATCATCCGGTAACTCTAAATCAGTATATTTTTCACGGCCAACGGCTTTTTCTTGTTCTTCATGTTTCAAATGACCCCAAAAGTCCATGTCGTGGCGCCACTTTTGTGCAAAGGCGTACGACCCATTAATAAATGCTGGATCTTCTGAGCCAATGATAGCATAATCTGCCGCATCTTCAGGTGCTGGCGCTTCGGTCCCATCAATAAACCCAATAATAGCGCGACCTTCAAAATACCTAAAGCCTTTTGTTTCATCTATCAATGTTGTAATTGGCTTTAAGAAGCGCATAAATTGCGTCACCACTTCATACACAACTGCCTCATTCGCAGCTCGAATATGAAAAAAAATATCACCTTCAGTCGCAGGCATCGTGTATTCTGGCCCCTCTAAAGTCGTATACGTCTCTAACTCATTGGGCTTTGCAGCCGTTGGAAATAAGTAATCCCAAGCCGCATTACTAAATCCAATTGCAACCCGCAGATTATCCTGATTTGCTCGAATACGCATTGAACGGATAATCGCTTGTGAGCGATCGGCAAATTCCTGAATCACATTCTGCGCCTCTACCTGACTATCTCGAGATAATTTTAATACAACAAATGCAACACTACGACCAACATCTTTCCAAACATCTTGTGCCTGATCTGGATTCATTATTTCCGTCATCTTTCCCCTCCAAATTTAACTATTCTAATCAAGTGATACCGGTTCAAAGTCATCACCATTTTGTTCAAATAACGGCAATCCTTCCAAAAAAACTAAATCTTTACGATGTACCGCATCACCTTCCGCCAAGATTGCAGCTTGGGCAACGACCTTGGCGCCTACTGACTTTAATAATTCTGAGGCTGCCGCCATTGAAGCACCACTTGTCACAATATCATCAACTATGACCACTTTTTTCCCAACTAGTCGTTTTGAATCAATAGCATCTAAATACATATTTTTGGTATTACCCCATCGATCAACATAATCTTTTTGGGCGATTGGCGATTGCATATATATTTTTTTTGACTGCCTCAATACAATATATTCTGAATGCAGGCTCAAAACCGACATTTCATGCACGAGCGGAATGCCCATACTTTCTGTTGTTACCAGATAATCAAAATTATCCGGTATTTTATCGACCAACAATTTTGCTGACTCATGTGTCATCCGTGCATCACCTAATAAGACAAAGACAGCCATACCATGTGTTTCATCAATGGGGATAATTGGCAACCGTCGCGTATAATCACCGACCGTTAATAAATAACTCTTGACCATTATAACTACCTCCTATATTGCATCTAATTGACTACACCTTTATTTTCCCATAACTAACAAAAATTAGTTCAAAATAACTCCGATGATTTAGACTAAATATATTTAACCCTGGTTACCTAAGCGGCGCTGACAGTCAGGACAAATCCCCCGCACTTCCACTTGATATGACCCAATTTTGTATCCCGTTGCCTCAGCTGCCAATTTTGGTAATTCCGTTAATGGGAAATTGTCAGCATCGACAATTTTGCCACAATTGGTGCAAATCACATGATAATGCGGGATACCAAACCAATCGTAATGCATCTTACCATCCGTTTTATTATCAATCGCCAAAACTAGTCGCGCATTAACTAACATATCTAACGTATTATAGACAGTCGCTAAACTGATTTTCTCAGATACCGCTTGCAAATCATGATAAATGGCCTTGGCTGTCGGATGGGTCGGTACCATTCGGTTTTCTACCAAATATCGGACAATAATTGAACGTTGCTCTGTTAATTTAAAACCTGACCTTTTTACCGCTGCAAAAGCAGCTTCTACTTTATTTTCTGTCAAAATAATTTACCAATCCCATAATGAATAGCAATTGTAATCAATGCAATTACGACATTTCTCAACATTGCACGCTTCATGAAACCATGACCAAGATAAGCACTTAGCAAACCAATCATCGCTGATATGATAGCTGTGATTAATATGGTTCCTACAATACCATTTTCTCCTGTCACAAAGGTCATTGTCAATAAAGGAAAAACACCAGCCATTGCCGCGCATATCAGTGATGAGATTGCTGCACCCATCGGGCTCACATAGTGTCCTAATTGAACATCATATTTTGCAGTCAACACAGCTTCCAGGGGTTTCGTTGCCATCAAAGCCTGTGCAATTTTCCGACTTGTCATTTCTGAAACACCTTTTTGCAAGTAAAATTGATAGATATCAGCTTCAACACTTTGTGGATTAGCCGCTAAACGCCTTGTTTCTAAATCAACAACTACTTCTTCGGCATCTTTTTGTGAACTAACCGAAGCATATTCACCCGATGCCATTGACAAAGCGCATGCGAATAAATCTGCAATCCCAGCAATAAAAATCGTAAATGAATTGGATGTTGCAGCACCGACAGAGAATAACACACCAACAACGGTTAGAATACCATCATTTGAACCCAACACACCGGCTCGAATAACATTCAGGCGTTCTTCCATGGTCTCATTTGGCGCCGATTTAATATTTTTCATCGCTCCTATCTCCCCATCATTAGTCCAATAGCATATGTTACTAACATCGTAAAAATACCTGCCAAAACATTGCGCAAAGTCGCACGATATAGATTAGCACCTGATAATTTAGCCGAAGAGTACCCAGTGAAAGCTAAAGCAATAATAACTGACAAAGCAGTTACCATGACATTGATTGCATGTTCATGCGGCATTGTTGAAATAGCTAACATCGGTAAAATTGAACCTAACGGAAAAGAAATCATAGATGCGACACTCGCTGACATCGCATTCATCTCTTCGTGTAATGTAAAGCCATAACGTTCACGAATTGTTGTCCCCAAAGGATCAACAATCATCATTTCTGAAACCGCCTGTCGAGCTAAATCACTCGGAATACCTGACTTGACGTATTTGTTTTCTAACCAAGTCTGTTCTTGTTGAAAGCTTGACTCTAATCGATTTTGTTGTTCTTTTTCTGCCCTTTTCTGCGCATCATTTTGCGCGTGTACCGAAACATACTCACCCATCGCCATTGAGACCGTACCAGCTAACGCGCCGGCAAACCCAGCAATTAAAATCGAGAAAGTATTGGTTGTTGCGCCTGCCACCCCAATAACAATCCCCGAAACAGACAGGATGCCGTCATTAGCTCCCATCACGGATGCTCGGATAATGTTATTGCGTTGTGCCAGACTTTTTGTTTGCTTATGTACCATTCGTCATCTCCTTTTTAATTTAGAATCATTATAATTTTAAATATACCAAATTGATTCTTCATATTCAAGTCCAAGCAACTAAGACGCGACAAAAAAACCACCGGTCCAAAACAGACCAGTGGTTACAATTAATTCTTTACAGCTGCTATTGAGATAAAAGGTTATCTTCTATTCTTCAATGTCTAATGCAATATCATCTTCTGTTTTTGCGTTAGATACTTCCTCGGCTGGTGCTTCACCTTCGCCCAAGTATGCCTGTCTCACCCGTTTGAAAATATCATCATAAGCATTTTTATTTTCAGGATCATCAAGCCAACGAATAACATTAACCTTTCCTTGACCAATCTTGTCCCCATTATATGAGAACCATGAGCCAGCCTTATCAATAATATCTTTATCAACCGCCAAGTCAATCATCTCACCGGTTTTAGAAATACCCTTTCCAAACATAATTTCGACTTCCACCTCGCGGAAAGGCGCAGCCACTTTATTCTTGACCACTTTAATGCGCGTAATATTTCCAACTGACTTAACATTATCATCATCAGCCTTTGTCGCATCAATACCACCCTTTCGACGAACATCTAATCGAACAGTTGAGTAGAATTTAAGCGCACGTCCACCTGGTGTTGTTTCAGGATTACCAAACATGATCCCAATCTTTTCTCGTAATTGATTAATGAAAATAACCGTCGTGCCAGTTTTCAAAATAGCACCGGACAATTTACGAAGGGCTTGAGACATCATACGCGCTTGTAGCCCAACACTCGTATCACCGATTTCGCCGTCAATTTCTGCCTTCGGCGTTAAAGCGGCAACAGAATCAACTACGACCATATCAACGGCACCTGAATTAATCAAAGCATCAGCAATCGACAAACCTTGTTCACCTGTATCTGGTTGTGACAAAAGCAATTCATCAACATTGACCCCCAACGCTTTAGCATACTCAACATCCATGGCATTTTCCGCATCGATATAGGCCACAATACCACCATTTGCTTGCGCTTCAGCCGCGGCATGGAGCGCTAATGTTGTTTTACCTGATGATTCGGGACCATAGATTTCAATAATACGCCCCTTAGGGTAGCCACCAACACCAAGTGCAATATCCAACTTCAAAGACCCAGTCGATGTTGATTCAACCTTAGTAAACTTAGAATCACCCATCTTCATAACCGCACCTTTTCCAAATGACTTCTCAATTTTCTTTAGTGCTTCATTCAACGCTGCATCCCGTGCTTTAGGGTCTGTTATTTTACCTTCGATTTTCTTATTTGGGTTAATATTTTTCCCACTTGCCATTTAATCGGCCTCCATATTTTTATTAATAAATTAAGTATAACCTAATTACCTGACTTTGTAACTATTTTTTCAAAATATTTATCTGGTGTCAAAATAACTGCATTCAATAAGTTCATTCCCGCTGACACAGCAGCTTCACGCACCATTTGGCGATCGCCTTCCAATTGAAAAGCTTGAACGTAGCTTAGTCGTTGACCGTAAACAATTCCGATATATACAGTGCCAGCTGCATGCCCTTCTAGTGAATCAGGACCCGCCACACCCGTAAAACTTATGGCCCAATCGGTCTGCATTTTTTTAGCTGCCCCAAATGCCATTGCGACTGCGACCTGTTCTGAAACCACACCATATCGTGCAATTAATGCCTGCGGCACTCCCGTCAGTAACGTTTTTGCTGTCGCTGAATAAGTCACAAAAGCACCTGGAAACACTGCTGATATCCCCGGTGTTTCTGCAAGTGTTGCCGCAAACAAGCCGGCCGTTAGACTTTCAACAGCAGTGATGGTTTCATCCATTTTTATTAATTTCTGTCCTAATTGGATCTTTTGTTCAGTCATTTTAATCCACCTCCTACTAAATAATGAACCATATAACGATAAACGTTACATTTTGAAATAAAAAAAGGCGACGTTGGTCACCTTTATTATCTTATTTTAAGCCATCGGCAAACACAAATCGTGCCTTCCAAAAATATTCAATTCCCGAATAAACGGTAAAGAATACTGCAATCCACAACATAATCTGGGCAAAAGGAATGCCAATTGTCGCAAAGCCAAAATTATGCAACAAGAAAAACGTAATGGCTAACATTTGCGTTGTTGTTTTAATTTTTCCAGGCATCGCTGCAGCCATCACCTGACCATTGTTTTCAACAATTAGGGTCCGTAATCCAGTTACAGCTAATTCTCGAATGACAATAACAGCCACCATCCAAGCTGGTACCCATCCAAATTGGACAAAGTAAATCAATGCCGTCATGACTAATAACTTATCAGCCAAAGGGTCAGCAAACTTCCCAAAATTAGTCACTAAATGTTGGCGACGTGCAATCTGACCATCCAGCGTATCTGTTAGTGATGCAGCAATAAAAATCAACGCAGCAATCAAATGGGTTGTAGGTAACATATCGCTACCACCCCATAAATTGATTGGTACCATCAAAATAATGGCAAATAACGGGATTAAAACGATACGAAAAACTGTTAACTTATTTGGTAAATTCATGTCTTACTTCCTAAAACTATTTTTGTGCAACATTAAAGACTGCACGCCAGACTAAACCTGTATTATTCAAAGGTGCGTCAATCCCATTAAATTGGAGGGTTAAATTATTAGCATTACCCGTTTGTAGTGTGACAAAAGTGTTGTCGCTTGGAATATCAACCTCATGCGTCTCACCAGCTTGGATGGTCCCTGAATACAATACAACCCCAGCATTATTTGTTACTTGTGTCCATGATGCGCCACGACCCGTTATTTTTAACTTTCGCGCTTCATTGACTGGCACTTTGACCGCAAAAGTTGACGTTGTGCCAGCGACAGAAGCAGGTGCAACTTCCGTCTTAGGCTTTTCAGACGCACTCGAAGCCTGCT from Weissella diestrammenae includes:
- a CDS encoding ADP-ribosylglycohydrolase family protein gives rise to the protein MDLPNNPLINSTLGLLDGDLKSQQDHTEGTQVWGSDSSLTLATINALSNGYNLIDIMNEFEKWYAEGKYTANGQIQTIGKTTQGAILRFSENHDPFSSGGIAEDDNGSGALTRMMPVILYLYSQYGSDFINNETAMLTLHQIAGLTHNHPRGLVGIGLYAILIGQILDGFDLEMALDRAVGLAYEYYSEHDIFAEALSEFENLNTPDFVNKPMKELKATGYIVDTLEVITWVLLNTDSYDAAMKLTVEIPGKSHAILPLVGTVAAIIYQQHDYPSDIVTHDMQTELETLLNKAVLSGKFAIYS
- a CDS encoding YslB family protein is translated as MAEEITNIFPIVLLRDRLMPNLFNEDIADITYWAGKSLAREFELHGIKAIIDFFNDAGFGTLTMHSQKATMQKWHLTGQVIETRLNEEKVPDFNLEAGFIAQQTQQQLGFGAEAQVEINKNIVILTVLTESAGTLQD
- the map gene encoding type I methionyl aminopeptidase, which produces MITLKSQREIEAMAKSGAIIAGMHQGLRQIIKPGISTWEIEVFGRQYIESHGGRAAQIGFEGFEYATTVSVNDEVAHAFPRKALYLNEGDIVKVDTVVELDGAYSDSAWTYAVGEVSPKVQRLMDVTHKALYLGIDQAQVGNRLGDIGATINAFIEDENGYGNVRDYIGHGIGPTMHEEPAVPHYGVAGRGLRLKPGMTITIEPMVNLGGFEVETSEEDGWTVTTLDGSWSAQYEHTIAITNDGPKILTSQDPEFDAKYLL
- a CDS encoding Dyp-type peroxidase gives rise to the protein MTEIMNPDQAQDVWKDVGRSVAFVVLKLSRDSQVEAQNVIQEFADRSQAIIRSMRIRANQDNLRVAIGFSNAAWDYLFPTAAKPNELETYTTLEGPEYTMPATEGDIFFHIRAANEAVVYEVVTQFMRFLKPITTLIDETKGFRYFEGRAIIGFIDGTEAPAPEDAADYAIIGSEDPAFINGSYAFAQKWRHDMDFWGHLKHEEQEKAVGREKYTDLELPDDEKFKNAHNVASKVDINGVEQKIVRMNVPYSDEASQNTGTYFIGYARHWTVTKAMLESMLAKTDYLLTFSTILTGQLYFIPSRELLAKIADGELNEA
- a CDS encoding phosphoribosyltransferase family protein — protein: MVKSYLLTVGDYTRRLPIIPIDETHGMAVFVLLGDARMTHESAKLLVDKIPDNFDYLVTTESMGIPLVHEMSVLSLHSEYIVLRQSKKIYMQSPIAQKDYVDRWGNTKNMYLDAIDSKRLVGKKVVIVDDIVTSGASMAAASELLKSVGAKVVAQAAILAEGDAVHRKDLVFLEGLPLFEQNGDDFEPVSLD
- a CDS encoding Fur family transcriptional regulator; this encodes MTENKVEAAFAAVKRSGFKLTEQRSIIVRYLVENRMVPTHPTAKAIYHDLQAVSEKISLATVYNTLDMLVNARLVLAIDNKTDGKMHYDWFGIPHYHVICTNCGKIVDADNFPLTELPKLAAEATGYKIGSYQVEVRGICPDCQRRLGNQG
- a CDS encoding VIT1/CCC1 transporter family protein, whose protein sequence is MKNIKSAPNETMEERLNVIRAGVLGSNDGILTVVGVLFSVGAATSNSFTIFIAGIADLFACALSMASGEYASVSSQKDAEEVVVDLETRRLAANPQSVEADIYQFYLQKGVSEMTSRKIAQALMATKPLEAVLTAKYDVQLGHYVSPMGAAISSLICAAMAGVFPLLTMTFVTGENGIVGTILITAIISAMIGLLSAYLGHGFMKRAMLRNVVIALITIAIHYGIGKLF
- a CDS encoding VIT1/CCC1 transporter family protein; the protein is MVHKQTKSLAQRNNIIRASVMGANDGILSVSGIVIGVAGATTNTFSILIAGFAGALAGTVSMAMGEYVSVHAQNDAQKRAEKEQQNRLESSFQQEQTWLENKYVKSGIPSDLARQAVSEMMIVDPLGTTIRERYGFTLHEEMNAMSASVASMISFPLGSILPMLAISTMPHEHAINVMVTALSVIIALAFTGYSSAKLSGANLYRATLRNVLAGIFTMLVTYAIGLMMGR
- the recA gene encoding recombinase RecA — encoded protein: MASGKNINPNKKIEGKITDPKARDAALNEALKKIEKSFGKGAVMKMGDSKFTKVESTSTGSLKLDIALGVGGYPKGRIIEIYGPESSGKTTLALHAAAEAQANGGIVAYIDAENAMDVEYAKALGVNVDELLLSQPDTGEQGLSIADALINSGAVDMVVVDSVAALTPKAEIDGEIGDTSVGLQARMMSQALRKLSGAILKTGTTVIFINQLREKIGIMFGNPETTPGGRALKFYSTVRLDVRRKGGIDATKADDDNVKSVGNITRIKVVKNKVAAPFREVEVEIMFGKGISKTGEMIDLAVDKDIIDKAGSWFSYNGDKIGQGKVNVIRWLDDPENKNAYDDIFKRVRQAYLGEGEAPAEEVSNAKTEDDIALDIEE
- a CDS encoding nicotinamide-nucleotide amidohydrolase family protein produces the protein MTEQKIQLGQKLIKMDETITAVESLTAGLFAATLAETPGISAVFPGAFVTYSATAKTLLTGVPQALIARYGVVSEQVAVAMAFGAAKKMQTDWAISFTGVAGPDSLEGHAAGTVYIGIVYGQRLSYVQAFQLEGDRQMVREAAVSAGMNLLNAVILTPDKYFEKIVTKSGN
- the pgsA gene encoding CDP-diacylglycerol--glycerol-3-phosphate 3-phosphatidyltransferase yields the protein MNLPNKLTVFRIVLIPLFAIILMVPINLWGGSDMLPTTHLIAALIFIAASLTDTLDGQIARRQHLVTNFGKFADPLADKLLVMTALIYFVQFGWVPAWMVAVIVIRELAVTGLRTLIVENNGQVMAAAMPGKIKTTTQMLAITFFLLHNFGFATIGIPFAQIMLWIAVFFTVYSGIEYFWKARFVFADGLK